The Lachnospiraceae bacterium genome has a window encoding:
- a CDS encoding folate family ECF transporter S component, with translation MNLLLSKFSNSFREFRNVRSLTGLAMLMAIALVLNLIGSFQITESLRLGFGFLATAVMGMLYGPFCAGLAAGLVDILQIFLKPTGEFFPGFTLTAILGGILYGLFLYKNQYSLPRLIAVKSIINVFLHLFLNSYWLTFLYGYAFWTKIPGRLIKNLGLLPLEILLLALLLPKISKMIYPVIQKPQ, from the coding sequence ATGAATCTACTTTTATCTAAATTCTCAAACTCGTTTCGTGAATTTCGAAACGTCCGTTCCCTCACTGGCTTAGCTATGCTAATGGCGATTGCACTGGTCCTTAATTTAATCGGCTCTTTTCAGATTACAGAATCTCTGCGTCTTGGGTTTGGCTTCCTAGCCACAGCCGTTATGGGCATGCTGTATGGTCCCTTTTGTGCAGGCTTAGCCGCCGGCCTAGTTGATATTCTCCAAATTTTTTTAAAGCCTACCGGTGAATTTTTTCCGGGTTTTACACTCACCGCAATTTTAGGAGGTATCTTGTATGGGCTTTTCTTATACAAAAATCAATACTCCTTGCCTCGTCTTATTGCCGTGAAATCCATCATCAATGTTTTTCTCCATTTATTTCTTAACAGCTATTGGTTAACCTTTCTTTATGGTTATGCCTTTTGGACTAAGATTCCCGGACGCTTGATAAAAAATCTTGGTCTTTTACCTCTTGAAATTTTATTATTAGCATTGCTTTTACCTAAAATTTCAAAGATGATATATCCCGTCATACAAAAACCGCAATGA
- a CDS encoding SpoIID/LytB domain-containing protein, with amino-acid sequence MKTWVKTYLILAICMIGAGIIYLSLPLGHDSVQEQSEMSLLQGERERWQSAGKLEGTWLYRIEEGRIETSEGWIPLAEEVKWMAGGKERAGGKGGFLGQQIRYELNQEGKAVKIETAEELTTPARMRIVLSAAGSDYVHESVMISCEEAFWGIWDGEIRAYTPDSQIQVENIERRAVFYPAQEKANLVLTTEKGTVPYHGQLEVTREESGYIVINEVAVETYLMGVVPSEMPGSYGVEAAKVQAVCARSYAYSQWMASEKYIELGAQVDDSTQCQVYGGAVEYGASSEGVEATWGKVLTYEGQLISTNYFSTSCGYTANGTQVWGGAEERPYQRGMAQYTEGEYGDLSDEKNFHTFITDLEVKAFDSHSAWFRWNTSVERQWLQEQTDQFFSTEKMVKEVQGEQLIETSISGGIGELEDIFIYERANTGMACSLLLIGSEKSVVLEGPQLIRQFFGNTQVWLSNGESAGVRELLPSAFISLEKVKDTEENLVSVKICGGGYGHGVGMSQNGVKGMIDAGYTYEQILLHYYPETKLTDF; translated from the coding sequence GTGAAGACATGGGTAAAAACATATTTAATCTTAGCAATATGTATGATTGGGGCAGGGATAATTTATCTTTCTTTACCTTTAGGGCATGATTCCGTGCAGGAACAGTCGGAGATGAGCCTGCTACAAGGAGAGAGAGAAAGATGGCAGTCGGCCGGAAAGTTAGAAGGAACATGGTTATATCGGATTGAAGAAGGCAGGATTGAAACAAGCGAGGGGTGGATCCCATTGGCTGAAGAGGTCAAATGGATGGCAGGTGGAAAAGAAAGAGCAGGAGGAAAAGGAGGGTTTTTAGGACAACAAATCCGATATGAATTAAATCAAGAGGGGAAAGCAGTGAAAATTGAGACGGCAGAGGAACTAACAACGCCGGCGAGAATGCGCATTGTATTATCAGCAGCGGGCAGCGATTATGTGCATGAGAGCGTCATGATTAGCTGTGAAGAAGCTTTTTGGGGCATATGGGATGGAGAGATCAGAGCTTACACGCCTGATTCACAGATTCAAGTAGAAAATATTGAAAGAAGGGCCGTTTTTTATCCAGCTCAAGAAAAGGCAAATCTGGTTCTGACAACAGAGAAAGGAACGGTTCCATATCATGGGCAATTGGAGGTGACACGTGAAGAAAGCGGATATATCGTTATCAATGAAGTAGCAGTAGAAACTTATTTAATGGGAGTTGTACCTTCTGAAATGCCAGGCAGCTATGGAGTGGAGGCCGCAAAGGTACAGGCTGTTTGTGCAAGAAGCTATGCCTACAGTCAGTGGATGGCCTCTGAAAAATATATAGAGCTTGGAGCACAGGTTGATGACAGTACACAATGTCAGGTATATGGAGGTGCAGTAGAATATGGGGCATCTTCAGAGGGAGTAGAGGCTACCTGGGGAAAGGTATTGACCTATGAGGGGCAATTGATTTCTACGAATTATTTTTCTACCTCGTGTGGATATACAGCCAATGGGACTCAGGTATGGGGGGGCGCAGAGGAACGACCATATCAGCGGGGAATGGCGCAGTATACAGAAGGAGAATATGGCGACCTTTCTGATGAAAAGAATTTTCATACGTTTATTACAGATTTGGAGGTAAAGGCATTTGATAGTCATAGCGCATGGTTCAGATGGAATACATCCGTAGAAAGGCAGTGGCTTCAGGAACAAACGGATCAGTTCTTTTCAACAGAAAAAATGGTGAAAGAGGTGCAGGGAGAGCAGTTAATTGAGACTTCCATCAGTGGAGGAATTGGGGAGCTAGAGGATATTTTTATATATGAAAGAGCCAATACAGGGATGGCATGCTCTTTATTGCTGATCGGATCAGAAAAAAGTGTGGTACTAGAAGGGCCGCAGCTGATTCGGCAGTTTTTTGGCAATACGCAGGTGTGGCTGTCTAACGGAGAGAGCGCAGGGGTGAGAGAGCTTTTACCCAGTGCCTTTATTTCTTTAGAAAAAGTAAAAGACACCGAGGAAAATCTGGTGTCTGTAAAAATTTGCGGAGGAGGCTATGGGCATGGTGTTGGCATGAGTCAAAATGGGGTAAAAGGTATGATTGATGCTGGATATACGTATGAACAGATTTTGCTGCATTATTATCCGGAAACAAAATTAACGGATTTTTAA
- a CDS encoding NAD(P)-binding domain-containing protein, translating to MKITIVGGGNIGTQLAVHCAAKQHDVTIFTSKPGQFEQYLCIVDESGNITCEGKIQLATNDEKIAFSEADMILITLPAYCMEEISKKIERYSKSDAMIGLIPGTGGGECCFIGCLNKGCIVFGLQRVPSVARLVTYGKKVCATGYRPELFLAAIPQEKTKICCHIMTKLLDMPTNPLPNYLNVTLTPSNPILHTTRLYTLFKEYEQGKQYDYIPLFYEEWDDASSELLLKCDEEVQQLCKNMKEFDLSYVKSLKVHYESTTVQALTKKLRSIDSLKGLPTPTVGKEHQLIPDFSSRYFTADFPYGLEILHQIACFVDIFVPHMTKVLQWYYQLTQNPQKFQYSQYGIYDYQSFKNFYLR from the coding sequence ATGAAGATTACAATTGTGGGGGGAGGGAATATTGGAACGCAATTAGCGGTTCATTGTGCGGCTAAACAGCATGATGTAACTATATTCACTTCGAAACCCGGTCAGTTTGAACAGTATTTATGTATTGTAGATGAAAGCGGAAATATTACCTGCGAGGGGAAAATTCAATTAGCAACTAATGATGAGAAAATTGCATTTTCTGAGGCAGATATGATTTTGATTACGCTTCCAGCATACTGTATGGAAGAAATTTCCAAGAAGATCGAAAGATATAGTAAGTCTGATGCAATGATTGGCTTAATTCCGGGAACAGGCGGAGGAGAGTGTTGTTTCATTGGATGTTTAAATAAGGGATGTATTGTATTTGGATTACAAAGAGTCCCTTCAGTTGCAAGATTGGTAACTTACGGGAAAAAAGTATGTGCGACGGGATATCGGCCTGAATTATTTCTTGCAGCAATTCCACAGGAAAAAACAAAGATATGTTGTCATATAATGACAAAGCTTTTGGATATGCCTACTAATCCGTTACCGAATTATTTAAATGTTACCTTGACCCCTTCCAATCCGATTTTGCATACAACAAGACTGTATACCTTGTTTAAGGAATATGAACAGGGAAAACAATATGATTATATCCCATTGTTTTATGAAGAATGGGATGATGCATCTTCAGAGCTACTTTTAAAATGCGATGAAGAGGTGCAGCAGCTTTGTAAGAATATGAAAGAGTTTGATCTTTCTTATGTTAAATCATTAAAGGTGCATTATGAGAGCACTACGGTACAAGCATTAACAAAAAAATTAAGAAGTATTGATAGTTTAAAGGGGTTGCCTACGCCAACAGTAGGAAAAGAACATCAGCTCATACCGGATTTTTCGTCGCGTTATTTTACAGCAGATTTTCCATATGGACTGGAAATTTTACATCAGATTGCATGTTTTGTAGATATATTTGTTCCTCATATGACAAAGGTTCTGCAATGGTATTATCAATTAACTCAAAATCCCCAAAAGTTTCAGTATTCTCAATATGGGATTTATGATTATCAAAGTTTTAAAAACTTTTACCTGCGGTAA
- a CDS encoding YihY/virulence factor BrkB family protein yields the protein MFKQLIFKLIPRFRFDDITAYAAQISFYLLLSLFPFFILLVSVLTHTNLIDINQLMEMMRSSNIFPEIALRLIEDTFSGVTLPSASISFYIIVVLWSASRGIRAVMNGIHMAFRTREAHNLIVRFLLSFFYTLCFVLMVVLFIALVVFGDALFSWLSSTFHLFFLISTLMHFIRYLIPLVFMLLLYTLLYKVIPGKELRIRDVLPGSLFAALSSFLISQGFSIYTSHFANYSLMYGSISGIIVICTWMYLFSLMMVLGAEINACLYEITHNTSLLKIR from the coding sequence ATGTTTAAGCAATTAATATTCAAATTGATTCCCCGTTTTCGTTTTGATGATATCACCGCCTATGCGGCGCAGATTTCATTCTATCTTTTGCTATCTCTATTCCCTTTTTTTATTTTGCTAGTAAGTGTATTAACCCATACTAATCTCATCGATATCAATCAACTGATGGAAATGATGCGTTCTTCTAATATTTTTCCGGAAATTGCACTGCGTCTAATTGAGGATACCTTTTCCGGCGTTACGCTCCCCAGTGCTTCCATCTCTTTCTATATCATCGTTGTTTTATGGTCAGCTTCCCGTGGGATCCGCGCTGTTATGAATGGTATCCATATGGCCTTTCGTACCAGAGAGGCCCATAATTTGATTGTTCGTTTTCTTCTTTCTTTTTTTTATACGCTTTGTTTCGTTTTAATGGTTGTACTTTTTATTGCTCTAGTCGTATTTGGTGATGCACTTTTTTCTTGGCTCAGTTCCACATTCCATCTTTTCTTTTTAATCTCCACTCTGATGCATTTTATTCGATATTTGATTCCGCTTGTTTTTATGCTTCTTTTATATACACTGCTATATAAGGTAATTCCCGGCAAAGAGCTGCGTATTCGTGATGTACTGCCTGGTTCCCTTTTTGCTGCGCTAAGCAGCTTTTTAATCAGTCAGGGATTCTCCATTTATACTAGTCACTTTGCTAATTATTCGCTCATGTACGGCAGTATTTCCGGTATTATTGTCATCTGCACATGGATGTATCTCTTTAGTTTGATGATGGTGCTCGGTGCCGAGATCAATGCCTGTTTGTATGAAATTACGCACAACACCTCCTTATTAAAAATCCGTTAA
- a CDS encoding glycosyltransferase family 8 protein, which yields MNIFYTSDDNFVPQIAAGICSVCENNKELDVLCFYIGAYNISEGNKIRLLDLASKYKRQLFFVDISNLKDKIGFDFDTLGWKNVVLARLLIDDLLPLEVNKVIYLDGDTIVRGALQELWEIDMEDVVLGASIEPTVNKKRKESLGLKGKSYFNSGVLLINLERWRAEGTGKKILKYYSNKQGRLFAPDQDAINGALEGNIYVLSPKYNAYNIFWYYPYRFLKKLNEPAGYISKEEYQIAKKDPIIVHYLGEERPWRKGTTHKYKKDYFKYLNKTEWKNTELETGWELYFVLYKMFLVILKPFPYIRYKIIDFLIPLFMKIRAKKVKERSKENG from the coding sequence ATGAATATTTTTTATACTTCAGATGATAATTTTGTTCCACAGATTGCTGCCGGGATATGTTCTGTTTGTGAAAATAATAAAGAATTAGATGTTCTTTGTTTTTATATTGGAGCTTATAATATATCTGAAGGAAATAAAATAAGATTACTTGATTTAGCTTCTAAATACAAAAGGCAGTTGTTTTTTGTTGATATAAGTAATTTGAAAGATAAAATCGGGTTTGATTTTGATACTTTAGGGTGGAAAAATGTTGTTTTAGCAAGATTACTTATTGATGATTTATTACCTTTAGAAGTAAACAAGGTTATTTATTTGGATGGAGATACTATTGTAAGGGGGGCACTGCAAGAACTTTGGGAAATAGATATGGAGGATGTCGTACTTGGAGCATCTATTGAACCAACTGTTAATAAAAAACGCAAAGAGAGCCTGGGCTTAAAAGGAAAATCATATTTTAATTCTGGGGTTTTATTAATTAATTTGGAAAGATGGAGAGCGGAAGGTACTGGAAAGAAGATTTTAAAATACTACAGTAATAAGCAGGGGAGACTTTTTGCACCGGATCAGGATGCTATTAATGGAGCTTTAGAAGGGAATATATATGTTCTTTCGCCTAAATATAATGCATATAATATTTTCTGGTACTATCCCTATAGATTTTTAAAAAAATTAAATGAGCCTGCTGGATATATTTCTAAAGAAGAATATCAAATAGCCAAAAAGGATCCTATTATTGTTCATTATTTAGGAGAAGAAAGACCTTGGCGAAAGGGAACCACGCATAAGTATAAGAAGGATTATTTTAAATATTTAAACAAGACGGAATGGAAAAATACTGAATTGGAAACAGGTTGGGAATTATATTTTGTTTTATATAAGATGTTTCTAGTAATTTTAAAGCCATTTCCATATATAAGATATAAAATAATAGATTTTTTAATTCCTTTATTTATGAAGATTAGGGCTAAAAAAGTAAAAGAAAGAAGCAAGGAAAATGGATAA
- the deoD gene encoding purine-nucleoside phosphorylase, producing MATPHNEARQGEIAPVVLMPGDPLRAEFIAKEYLEKAVCFNRVRGMLGYTGIYHGIPVSVMGHGMGIPSMGIYSYELYNLYDVQVIIRIGSAGGLSEKVRVKDIILGMGASTDSNYGRQYELPGSFAPLADYELLKMAAKAAEEQKLRFHVGNLLTSDVFYEERPEVSRRWSDMGVLAVEMETAALYMNAAKAGRRALAICTVSDHLLTGEALGSEERQTGFRQMMELGLQTGVCAAKNLL from the coding sequence ATGGCAACACCTCATAATGAAGCACGGCAGGGAGAGATAGCGCCGGTTGTACTTATGCCTGGTGATCCACTGCGAGCTGAGTTTATTGCAAAAGAATATTTGGAAAAGGCGGTTTGCTTTAACCGTGTGCGAGGAATGCTGGGGTATACGGGCATATACCACGGGATTCCTGTTTCTGTTATGGGGCATGGGATGGGAATACCTTCTATGGGGATCTATTCTTATGAACTATATAATCTATATGATGTGCAGGTGATTATTCGCATTGGATCAGCGGGCGGTTTGTCCGAAAAGGTCAGGGTGAAAGATATCATTTTAGGAATGGGCGCTTCAACGGACTCCAATTATGGGCGTCAGTATGAGCTGCCAGGCAGCTTTGCGCCTTTGGCGGATTATGAGCTTTTAAAAATGGCAGCAAAGGCTGCGGAAGAACAGAAGCTGAGGTTTCACGTGGGAAATTTGCTGACATCGGATGTGTTTTATGAAGAAAGGCCAGAGGTTAGTCGGCGCTGGAGCGATATGGGAGTGCTTGCTGTGGAGATGGAAACAGCGGCCCTATATATGAACGCTGCAAAAGCGGGCCGGCGTGCATTGGCAATCTGTACAGTGTCGGATCATTTGCTGACAGGTGAGGCGCTGGGCAGTGAGGAAAGACAGACCGGATTTCGGCAGATGATGGAGCTGGGGCTGCAGACGGGCGTATGTGCAGCGAAAAATCTGCTGTAG
- a CDS encoding aminotransferase class I/II-fold pyridoxal phosphate-dependent enzyme, translating into MQAIILAAGMGKRLKELTQNNTKCMVQVNGVTLIDRMLHQLEKQNLTRIIIVVGYEGKKLIDYIATLDIQTPIMYVNNPIYDKTNNIYSLALAKQYLCEEDTLLFESDLIFEDSVIEALVNDPRETLALVDKYESWMDGTCVKLGDDDTIEAFVPGKKFKFNEIKAYYKTVNIYKFSKHFSETHYVPFLEAYTKALGDNEYYEQVLRVITMLDNPEIFAKRLNGQLWYEIDDIQDLDIATSMFSPDEEEKVSLLQKRYGGYWRYPKLLDFCYLVNPYYPPQKLMDEIKANFEKLLTQYPSGMGVNSLLAAKNFGVHQENIVIGNGAAELIKALLERLEGNIGVVRPTFEEYPNRYCEGKLITYEPQNMNYSYTAQDLIDFFDDKPIETLILINPDNPSGNYIPKADLKRLVSWAENRKIRLIVDESFVDFADEEDSTLICQKFIEANPYLYVMKSISKSYGVPGLRLGVLVSGDVDMVLKMKKDVAIWNINSFAEFYMQIEEKYKKDYEEGLKKIRQERVRFEKKLSEINALRLIPSQANYIMIELVNGMTAKALTKKLLIEHNLFIKDLSAKIKQGKQFIRIAIRNTEENDQLYRALKQILH; encoded by the coding sequence ATGCAAGCAATTATATTAGCAGCGGGAATGGGGAAAAGATTAAAGGAGCTGACGCAAAACAATACCAAATGTATGGTTCAAGTAAATGGAGTTACTTTAATTGATCGTATGCTGCACCAACTGGAAAAACAAAATCTGACAAGGATCATTATTGTTGTCGGTTATGAAGGGAAAAAGCTAATAGATTATATTGCTACACTGGATATTCAGACTCCGATTATGTATGTGAATAATCCAATTTATGATAAAACAAATAATATTTATTCACTTGCTTTGGCAAAGCAATATCTTTGTGAAGAAGATACGCTTTTATTTGAGTCGGATTTAATTTTTGAAGATTCAGTCATTGAAGCATTAGTCAATGATCCAAGAGAAACGTTAGCTTTGGTTGACAAATATGAAAGCTGGATGGATGGTACCTGTGTTAAATTAGGAGACGATGATACGATTGAAGCTTTTGTACCAGGGAAAAAGTTTAAATTTAATGAAATTAAGGCATATTATAAAACTGTCAATATTTATAAATTTAGCAAGCATTTTTCAGAGACGCATTACGTACCATTTTTAGAAGCTTATACAAAGGCGCTGGGAGATAATGAGTATTACGAACAGGTATTAAGAGTTATTACTATGTTAGATAATCCAGAAATTTTTGCTAAACGCTTAAACGGGCAGCTTTGGTATGAAATTGATGATATACAGGATTTGGACATTGCTACGTCTATGTTCAGTCCCGATGAAGAGGAGAAGGTGTCTTTATTACAGAAGCGATATGGAGGGTATTGGCGATATCCCAAGCTGCTGGACTTTTGTTATTTAGTAAATCCCTATTATCCGCCGCAAAAATTGATGGATGAGATCAAAGCGAATTTTGAAAAATTGCTGACTCAGTATCCCTCAGGGATGGGAGTTAATTCTTTGTTGGCAGCGAAAAATTTTGGTGTACATCAGGAAAATATTGTAATTGGCAATGGAGCAGCAGAGCTAATTAAAGCTTTATTGGAGCGTTTGGAAGGAAATATTGGAGTAGTACGGCCTACCTTTGAAGAATATCCTAATCGTTATTGCGAGGGAAAATTAATTACGTATGAGCCTCAAAATATGAATTATTCTTATACCGCGCAGGATCTAATAGATTTCTTTGATGATAAACCTATTGAGACTTTAATCTTGATTAATCCAGATAATCCTTCAGGGAATTATATCCCGAAAGCAGATTTGAAGCGGCTTGTTAGCTGGGCAGAAAATAGAAAAATTCGGTTGATTGTAGATGAATCTTTTGTTGATTTTGCAGATGAAGAAGATAGCACGTTGATATGTCAGAAATTTATTGAGGCTAATCCATATCTATATGTAATGAAAAGCATATCAAAATCATATGGTGTTCCGGGACTGCGTCTTGGCGTTTTAGTTTCAGGCGATGTAGATATGGTTCTGAAAATGAAAAAGGACGTTGCAATTTGGAATATTAATTCCTTTGCAGAATTTTACATGCAAATTGAGGAAAAATACAAAAAGGATTATGAAGAAGGCCTTAAAAAGATTCGTCAAGAGAGAGTTCGGTTTGAAAAAAAGCTGAGTGAAATAAATGCGCTACGTTTGATTCCCTCTCAAGCTAATTATATTATGATTGAATTAGTGAATGGGATGACAGCGAAAGCATTAACTAAAAAGCTGCTAATAGAGCATAATCTGTTTATTAAAGATTTGTCTGCAAAAATCAAACAAGGAAAGCAATTTATTCGTATTGCTATTCGGAACACAGAGGAAAATGATCAGTTATATAGAGCTTTGAAGCAGATATTGCATTAA
- a CDS encoding oligosaccharide flippase family protein, which produces MDKVLSIKKNTIYNSIGAAVYLGCQWLITVVIVKIVSYEEAGNLSLAISITNMFFTVATFGIRNFQVSDYKEKYSVSIYVTTRIITSILALSLCTIFVVSNRSYTSYQILCIIIYMLFRLMEAFVDVLQGIQQKQERMDYICYSFISRGVLSFFVFCIFLYFTKKLIFAIIGMTCVSALIVFIYDYNICKKIKNFSIIFSYKQSLRLMQECLPLMMNSFLISSLVSIPRNTLEAVYGNYYLGIYASIATPAVIVQTAASWIYNPLITFFTKYYVEKEKEKYMKQYHKVWKMIFLVFVTVIIISKIFGKWGLTILFNEEIVQYSNLLIPVLLTTLSLACIYFLSALLTIARCLKTIVLVNLTSVLLVAFFSRIFIESFGMNGVNYVILLATGVNIMLLLITLKSVLKRNFN; this is translated from the coding sequence ATGGATAAGGTATTATCGATTAAAAAAAATACGATTTATAATTCAATTGGAGCTGCTGTATATTTAGGGTGCCAGTGGTTGATTACAGTTGTTATTGTAAAAATTGTATCATATGAAGAAGCGGGAAATTTGTCTTTAGCAATCTCGATCACAAATATGTTTTTTACGGTAGCTACATTTGGAATTCGTAATTTTCAAGTTTCAGATTATAAAGAGAAATATTCAGTGTCTATTTACGTTACAACGAGGATTATAACTAGTATCTTAGCTTTGAGTTTATGTACTATTTTTGTAGTGTCTAATAGAAGTTATACAAGTTATCAAATATTGTGTATAATTATATATATGTTATTTAGGCTTATGGAAGCATTTGTGGATGTTTTACAAGGAATACAGCAAAAACAAGAAAGGATGGATTATATCTGTTATTCCTTTATTAGTAGAGGAGTTTTATCTTTTTTTGTATTTTGCATATTTTTATATTTTACCAAAAAACTTATATTTGCAATTATTGGCATGACTTGTGTATCAGCTCTTATAGTTTTTATATATGATTATAATATTTGTAAAAAAATAAAAAATTTTTCTATTATTTTTAGCTATAAACAAAGCCTACGATTAATGCAGGAATGTCTGCCGTTAATGATGAATTCATTTTTAATAAGTAGTCTGGTATCTATTCCGAGAAATACATTAGAAGCGGTGTATGGTAATTACTATCTAGGGATATATGCGTCGATTGCTACACCTGCAGTAATAGTGCAAACAGCGGCTAGTTGGATATATAATCCTCTCATAACCTTTTTTACTAAATATTATGTAGAAAAAGAAAAAGAAAAATATATGAAACAATATCATAAAGTCTGGAAAATGATTTTTCTAGTTTTTGTTACGGTAATTATTATTAGCAAGATATTTGGCAAGTGGGGGTTGACAATTCTTTTTAATGAGGAGATAGTTCAGTATTCAAATTTACTAATACCTGTGTTATTGACTACATTATCATTGGCATGTATTTATTTTTTGAGTGCTCTCTTGACGATAGCAAGATGCTTAAAAACCATTGTTTTGGTTAATTTAACATCAGTATTGCTAGTGGCATTTTTTTCAAGAATTTTTATTGAGAGTTTTGGAATGAATGGGGTAAATTATGTGATTTTGTTGGCAACGGGAGTTAATATTATGCTACTATTGATTACATTAAAAAGTGTTTTGAAAAGAAATTTTAATTGA
- a CDS encoding DUF1015 domain-containing protein has protein sequence MDLFLPATILLPQVHDLERWSVIACDQFSAQPEYWRRVREKVADAPSTLHMILPEAELGQAGEEEKIAGIHAKMKEYLQEGLFAKYENCLIYVERTLMNGEIRKGIIGKIDLEQYEYMEGALAPIRCTEKTVVERIPPRMKVRWNAELELPHVLLLCDDKKKTLIEPIAAQKELLKQLYHFSLMEEGGELAGWLVEGSVLKEFEEALRRYQEERKSSVVFAVGDGNHSLATAKACYERLKKEHPKEDLSAHPARYAMVELENIHDETQVFEPIHRIVFDTEAMQLLEMLTIQCSAKEGYPIEWHVQGKKGTLYLDPSMGELAVGILQKFLDEYLNHHKGRLEYIHGDYELKLLADQRNAIGFILPAMEKKQLFKGIEKDGVLPRKTFSMGKAQEKRYYLECRQIQ, from the coding sequence ATGGATCTATTTTTACCAGCAACAATTTTGTTGCCTCAAGTGCACGATCTAGAGAGATGGTCAGTGATTGCTTGTGATCAGTTTTCAGCGCAGCCAGAATATTGGAGAAGAGTCAGAGAAAAAGTAGCGGATGCACCGTCAACGCTGCATATGATTTTGCCTGAAGCAGAGCTTGGTCAGGCCGGAGAAGAGGAAAAAATTGCAGGTATTCATGCGAAAATGAAAGAATATTTGCAGGAAGGGCTGTTTGCTAAGTATGAGAATTGCCTTATCTATGTGGAAAGAACACTGATGAATGGGGAAATTCGAAAAGGAATTATCGGGAAGATTGATCTGGAACAATATGAATACATGGAAGGGGCGCTAGCGCCTATTCGTTGTACAGAGAAAACTGTGGTAGAGCGTATTCCGCCGAGAATGAAAGTGAGATGGAATGCAGAACTGGAGCTTCCGCATGTTCTTTTACTGTGTGATGATAAGAAAAAAACGTTGATAGAGCCTATTGCAGCGCAAAAAGAACTGTTAAAGCAGCTTTATCATTTTTCCTTAATGGAAGAGGGCGGAGAGCTTGCCGGCTGGCTTGTAGAAGGTAGTGTTTTGAAAGAATTTGAAGAGGCATTAAGGCGCTATCAAGAAGAAAGAAAAAGCTCTGTAGTTTTTGCCGTGGGGGATGGCAACCATTCTCTGGCAACAGCAAAGGCCTGCTATGAAAGATTGAAGAAAGAGCATCCAAAAGAGGATTTATCTGCGCATCCGGCAAGATATGCCATGGTGGAGCTAGAAAATATTCATGACGAGACACAGGTGTTTGAACCGATTCATCGAATTGTATTTGATACGGAGGCGATGCAGCTTTTAGAAATGCTTACAATACAATGCAGTGCTAAGGAGGGATATCCGATTGAATGGCATGTCCAAGGAAAAAAAGGGACGCTTTACTTGGATCCATCTATGGGAGAGCTTGCGGTGGGAATTTTACAAAAATTTCTGGATGAATATTTGAACCATCACAAAGGAAGATTGGAATATATTCATGGAGATTATGAGCTGAAGTTACTTGCTGATCAAAGAAATGCAATTGGATTTATATTGCCGGCAATGGAGAAAAAGCAGCTATTTAAAGGAATAGAGAAAGATGGAGTATTGCCAAGGAAAACATTTTCCATGGGCAAGGCGCAGGAAAAACGATATTATTTGGAATGTCGACAGATTCAGTAA
- a CDS encoding helix-turn-helix domain-containing protein: MKEIRDLYVSLLKQYLSEEIKMTRKERSLTQEAMAEKLAIERRTYCNIEKGENMCGTVSFILFLAYECDDSIKFLKNVRELLEELRKDIK, encoded by the coding sequence ATGAAAGAAATAAGAGATTTATATGTAAGCTTGCTCAAGCAGTACTTAAGTGAAGAGATTAAAATGACAAGAAAGGAAAGATCCCTGACACAAGAAGCGATGGCTGAGAAGTTAGCGATTGAGAGAAGAACATATTGCAATATTGAGAAGGGAGAAAATATGTGTGGTACAGTGTCTTTTATCTTATTTCTGGCATATGAATGCGATGACTCAATTAAGTTTTTAAAAAATGTAAGAGAGCTACTGGAAGAATTGAGAAAAGATATAAAATAA